In Exiguobacterium sp. 9-2, the genomic window TGACCCGATTTTCAAAAACACTTACCAGTGAACTGACAAAAACACACCAAAAAGAGTGATGGACCAAATCGTCCATCACTCTCTCTTTCTTATTTCCGCTCAATCTCAACATACTTATATGAGATATCCGTTCCGACATTGTGTCGTGCGAGATTTTTGACTTCCGTGTTTTGCAAGAAGGCATTCTTCCGTTGGTAGACCGGTGAGATCGCTTGATCGTCGAGCAACAAGCTTTCCGCTTTACTGAGTAAGGCGAGACGCTTGTCTTGATCGAGTTCACTTTCAGCCTGTTTCAAGAGACGGTCATACTGTTTGTTCGAATAACCCATCATGTTGAACGGGTTACCCGTCGTGAACAAGTTCAGGTATGTCGTTGCATCCTGATAGTCTGGTGCCCAGCTCGCAAGTGACAGATCGTAATCCCCTCGTCCTTCACGGGCGAGACGCTCTTTCTTCGGTAGTGATAACAATTTAACGTCGACATTCTGCTTCTTCAACGCCCCTTGGATATACTCCCCGATTTTTTTCGAGACGTCGTCATCTTCGATCAACATCGTCAACTCAAGGTTTTGCTTTGCCAGCACTTTGTTTGCCGCTGCTACATCATATGACGATTCGATTTGACGCGCACTATCGTATTTCGGATCAAGTTCTTTTGGCACGATGTAGTCAGCAGGGAGTGATCCGTTTCCGAGCAACGTTTCCGTCATCGCTTTTTTATCATATGCCGCATCGATCGCTTGGCGTGTTTCTTTATCTTTTAAGGCATCTGTTTTTTCGTTCATCCGGATGAAGAACATCCGCGAATCACTGAACGTGTTGTACTCTTTTTGATCCTTATACGTGACGACGTTCTCCGAGTTGAGTGGCGCGACATCGAGCTCTCCTGACTCGAACAAGTTGATCGCAAGCATCGGATCCTTGATGATTTTAACGTCGACTTCGTCGATTTTGACGTTCTTCCGGTCTGCGTACTCAGCGTTTTTCGCGAGCGTATAACCTTGTTCCGCTTGATATTTCTTGAACGTGAACGGTCCGTTGTAGACGTTCGTCTTTGGATCCGTTCCGAACTGGTCGCCTTCTGCTTTGACGATATCTTCCCGGACCGGCATATATGTGCCGAACGTCGTCATGCTGAGAAAGTACGGTGTCGGACGTTTCAGTTCGATTCGGAGTGTCTCGTCGTCGACTGCTGTCGTTTTTTCGACCGGCTCAAGCAAATAAGCGAACGGTGAGTTCGTTTTGACGACACGCTCGAACGCATAACGGAAGTTCTCCGCTGTGACGGGCTTTCCGTCTGACCATTTGGCATTCGGGTCGAGCTTGAACGTGTAGACTTTTCCGTCCTCTGATACGCTATGCGATTTGGCTGCTGCCGGAACAAGTTCGTTCTTCTCATCAAAACGATAGAGTCCTTCGTAGATTTGATTGAAGATGTTTGACGTGATGGCATCTGCCGGGTCGACCGACAGGAGGTCGTAACTTTCCATCGTATGCAAGACCTTTTTGTCCGCTTGTTTGTCTTCTGCTGGTTCTGTCGTTGCACATCCTGCTAATAGGACTGCCGTACTCGCCGCTGCGATCAATGTCTTTTTCATGTGTAGTGCCTCCTGAGAAATATGATGAGCGTTGGATGATTCGGCATACCTTGACGTACAACAAAAGGCGTCCTCTACGCATAGCTAACAGCTAATGCATAGAGGACGCCTGTATCCGCGCGGTGCCACCTCTGATTGAGACGAAGAATCGTCTCCCCTTGTCGCTGGTCCAACAACCAGCTAGCCCGGTAACGGGGGCAACCGTCCTGTCTACTCGAAGGTTCAACAGGCTCTCAGCGGTCCATTCTCGTTCAGCTTACCGTGTCAGGCTCTCACCATTCCTGACTCGCTTGGTCGGCAGTGTTGACGATACTTACTCCGCGTCGTCGATGTAATTGATATGGCTTAACTTGTTGTTTACTTTACACGGCTTGTTTTTCGCTGTCAACGAAAAAAACTCAGAACGGATGGTCTTCTTGTTTTTCTTGTTCCCGACGGACCGGTCGTGGTTGAATCGGTTCGACGTGTTTGACATGTGTTCGTGTAACGATGCGGTTACTGAGTGCTGCATCGACCAAAATCGTGATCGCTGCTGCCATGTGTAAGAACATCCCAACGACGGGAATGACACCGACCGTTGATGCGACGATCCCGACGATGTTCCCTTTTGAAACATTTCCAGCACGTGCCGTCAATACGACAACGACGATGTGGAACGCGAGCATCAACCACAGGGCATTATAACCTGAGAAAATAACGATTGAACCACCTAAAAGCGGAATCCCGAGCACCGCTTCCATTCCACCTGATACCCACTTCAACGTCCGCAATGAATCCTGTCGACTCTCCATGACGTCGCCTCCTCTTTTTTTCCATATGTTTAGTATACGACGGATCGCAGAAAAGGTTCCAACGTTTTTGTTTAGTTTCTGTAATAATCATCATAAAAAAGAACGATCCGGAGACCGTTCTTCGATGAGGCATCACACGTCCACTCGACTTCTGCGAGCCGAAAAGTCGTAATGCTTGCTTCAATTAAACCGCCAACACATGGAACTGATAACCACGATGGACGACGAATCCTGCTTCTTTATAAAGATCAAGCGCCCGGTCGTTATCCGTCTCGACGTCGAGCTCCAGTTGTGTCCGCCCTGTCCGGAACAACGCTTGAACCATCAGCTTCAGCATCTTCTTCCCGTAACCATTACCTTGGGCTTCCGGACGAACGGCGAACGCATGAATGCTCGC contains:
- a CDS encoding peptide ABC transporter substrate-binding protein gives rise to the protein MKKTLIAAASTAVLLAGCATTEPAEDKQADKKVLHTMESYDLLSVDPADAITSNIFNQIYEGLYRFDEKNELVPAAAKSHSVSEDGKVYTFKLDPNAKWSDGKPVTAENFRYAFERVVKTNSPFAYLLEPVEKTTAVDDETLRIELKRPTPYFLSMTTFGTYMPVREDIVKAEGDQFGTDPKTNVYNGPFTFKKYQAEQGYTLAKNAEYADRKNVKIDEVDVKIIKDPMLAINLFESGELDVAPLNSENVVTYKDQKEYNTFSDSRMFFIRMNEKTDALKDKETRQAIDAAYDKKAMTETLLGNGSLPADYIVPKELDPKYDSARQIESSYDVAAANKVLAKQNLELTMLIEDDDVSKKIGEYIQGALKKQNVDVKLLSLPKKERLAREGRGDYDLSLASWAPDYQDATTYLNLFTTGNPFNMMGYSNKQYDRLLKQAESELDQDKRLALLSKAESLLLDDQAISPVYQRKNAFLQNTEVKNLARHNVGTDISYKYVEIERK